The genomic window GTTTGTGTAAGGTTGTAAAACTTCTTCAGTTCCAAGAACTGCACCCATGTGAGTAATTTGCCATTTTCCTTCAATTGATGCTGAACTGTCATCATTGTCACTGCTGCAAGATGTTAATGCTAATCCTAATGTCATAACTGACACGAAAAGAATACTTAATTTTTTCATTTTTGGTAGATTTTATTTGTTAAATGTTTTGGCAAAAATAGAATCTTTTTTAACAAATAAGATCTTTTTTATAAGTTTTTTCGTTTGTTTTTAACATTTTTTTGTAAAATATTGAAAATCAATTATATTATTTATGCGCTATTTTTCTTCCAAAAATAATGTAAGAAATATCAATTTTAAACCGATTTAATTGTAAATTTAAACTTGTTAAAATTAAAGTATCTTTTCTTCTTTTAAGTAGCTTTTAATTAAGTGATGTCCGAGATAAATGGCAGGAGTCAAAATTATGGCAATTGCTAATTTAAAAATATATCCTATTAATGCAGAAGATATAAAAGTGTCGAAATTAATTTTACCAGGAAGCCAAAAAGCAATTCCTAATACGATAAAAGAATCAAATAATTGTGAAATTACAGTAGAGCCCGTTGCTCTCAGCCATATTTTTTTTTCTCCTGTTCTATTTTTGAAAAACCAAAATATCCAAACATCTATGAGCTGCGATGCCATAAAAGCAATAAGGCTTCCGACAATAATCCACATACTCTGCCCAAATACTGCTTGAAATTGTTCGTCATTAACTGGGCTGATTCCTTTTGCGGCAGGAATTACAATCGCCATAAATAAAATCAGAAACGCGTAGGCGATTAAGCATGCGGTTATAAATGAAAGTTTTTTGACGCCTTTTTCTCCAAAATATTCATTTATTAAATCTGTTGTTAGAAAAACAATCGGCCAGGGCAAAATTCCTATACTCATTACAAACGGACCAATCTGAATTAGTTTTCCTCCAATAAGTTCTGCAACAACTGCATTTGTGATAAATATTCCTGCTAAGATTACAAAAACGATTTCTTTTCTGGTTTTAAACATGTTGTATTAGGTGTTGATGTTTCAAAATTAAACTATTTCTTTTAAATCTTAGAATCCATCAATTTTTATAGGTCATTAAAATACTAAAGTTTGCTCTCGATTGGTTAATTTTGAGAATCTGTTGTTTTCTATCCATTAGAAAATTTAAGCAGTTAATTAATGTTACTTATTATGAAAACACAAATTGATTTAGATAATCCATTATTGCAAGAATGGTCTGGCGCGTATGGAGGAGTTCCAGATTTTACAAAATATAAAATTTCAGATTTTAAGGCCGCAATTGAATTTGCTATTAATGAAAAGTTGAATGAAATAGATGCGATTGCAAATAGTACCGAAAAGCCGACTTTTGAAAACACAATTACAGCTTTAGAGCTTTCGGGTGAAAAATTAGAACGAATTCATGCTGTTTATGGAATTTACAGATCCAACTTAAGTTCTCCCGAATTCAATATTGTTGATACTGAAATGTCTCCAAAATTGGCGGCAATAAATGATAAACTGTATCAAAATGAAAAACTTTTTTCGAGAATTGAATCTTTACACAAATCTGAAGAGAGTAAGAAATTAACAGCTGAGCAGCAGCGTTTGCTTTGGCTTTATTATACTGATTTTGTTCGAGAAGGGGCGGAGTTGAACAAAGACGATAAGAGTAAGGTAGCCAAGATCAATCAAGAACTGGCAAGTCTGTTTACTTTATTCAGTCAGAAATTATTAGCAGAAGAAAACGATCAGTATATTGAATTAAAAACAGAATCTGATTTTGATGGACTTCCAGAAGAATTTAAAAATGCAGCAATAGCAGAAGCCAGAGAAAGAAATCTAAATGTTTTAGGATGTATTGGAAATACAAGATCTTCAATTGAGCCATTTTTAACCTTTTCAAGCCAAAGAAACCTAAGAGAAAAAGCATTTGATATTTTTGTTAAACGAGGTGATAACGGTAATGAAAATGATACTAACAATACTTTGGTTTCTATTCTAAAGTTAAGGGCAGAGAAGGCAAAAATATTGGGTTTTAAGAATTTTGCAGAGTGGAGTTTGTCTAACAAAATGGCAAAAGATCCGCAGAAAACTCTAGATTTAATGAATTCTGTTTGGAAACCAGCTGTCGAAAAAGTAAAAAAAGATGTTGGTGCTATGCAGAAAATGGTAGACGAAGAAGGAGGGAACTTTAAAATTCAGCCTTGGGATTATCGCTATTATGCGGAAAAAGTTCGAAAAGCAAAATATGATTTAGATCAAAATGAAATAAAGCAATATCTTCAATTGGAAAATCTCCGTGAAGGAATGTTTTGGACAGCAGGTAAGTTATTTGATTTAGGTTTTAGACAATTATTTGAGGTTCCTGTCTATCACCCAGATGTCCGCGTTTGGGAAGTAAATAATAAAAATACAGGAGAACCAATTGGGTTGTGGTATTTCGATCCATATGCACGCGTAGGCAAGCGTTCGGGAGCCTGGATGAATTCGCACCGAGATCAGCAGAAAATAAATGGGAAAGTACTTCCAATCGTATCTAACAATTGCAATTTTATTAAAGGAAATGCAGATGAACCGGTTTTAATTTCCTGGGATGATGCCACAACTTTGTTTCATGAATTTGGTCATGCTTTGCATGGTTTGTGTTCAAATGTTACCTATCCAAGTTTGTCTGGAACTTCTGTAGCTCGAGATTATGTAGAATTTCCATCGCAGCTATTAGAACATTGGCTTTCAACTCCAGAAGTATTAAATAAATTTGCATTGCATTACAAAACAAATGAGCCTTTGTCGCAATCATTGGTTGAGAGGATTGCCGTTGCAGCCAATTTTAATGAAGGTTTTGCAACTGTTGAAACGATCTCGAGTTCTTTTGTAGATATGAAGCTGCATTTAACAACAGAAACTATTGATCCGCATAAATTTGAGAAACAAGTTTTAGATGAAATCAATATGCCGTATGAAATTGTTATGCGTCACAGAATTCCGCAGTTTGCCCATATTTTCTCAAGTGATGGATATGCGGCAGGCTATTATAGTTATTTATGGGCGGATGTGATAAATGCAGATGCCTATGAAGCATTTTTAGAAGCAAATGGACCTTTTGATAAAAATATTTCTAAGCGTCTTTATGATAATGTTTTAAGTGTTGGAAATACGATCGATAATGAAAAGATGTATGAAAATTTCAGAGGACATGCTCCAAAGTCAGATGCTTTGATGCGAGCGAGAAATTTTCCAATCGAGAATTAATAGCTGAAAATAAAAAAAGCCCGAATAAGTAAATATTCGGGCTTTCCTTTATTGAAAAAATAATATATTAACCTAAAGTAACTCTTTTGAAACCTGTGATTTCAACATTGAATCCTTTAACATAATCACCAACTTTTTTACTGTCATCTTTGATGAAGTTTTGATCTAATAAAGCTTTTTCTTGATCTAAAGTAGTGTTGTCAGAGATAAAACGCTGTACTTTTCCTGGAACAATTTTATCCCAAATTTGTTCTGGTTTACCTTCAGCTTTCAATTCAGCTTTAGCATCTTCTTCAGCTTGCTTTAAAACTTCTTCAGTTAATTGAGAGTAAGAAATGTATTTAGGAACATTTTTTAAAGTTTTTCCTAAACGTGCAGCTTCTTCATTTTCTTTTTCGATTACCGCAATACGAGCAGCAAGTTCAGAAGCAACAAAAGCAGGATCAAAATCTTTGTAAGATAATGTATCAGCTCCCATAGAAGCAACTTGCATAGAAACATCTTTTGTTAAAGTCTCAGCATTAGCGATTGGAGAAGAAATAGCTGTTAAAGCAGCAATTTTGTTTACGTGAACATAAGATCCAACGAAAGCACCTTCTAAAATTTCAAAACCACCGATTTCGATTTTTTCACCGATAACACCAGTTTGCTCGATTAATTTTTCAGCAACAGTAATTCCGTTGAAATCTGAAGCTAAAAATTCTTCTTTAGAAGAGAAATTAATAGCTCTTTCAACTAGATCTTTAGCTAAAGTTACGAAAGCCTCATTTTTACCTACGAAATCTGTTTCACAGTTCAAAGTTAAAATAGCTCCTTTAGTGTGGTCAGCATTAACAAAAGAAACAGCAGCTCCTTCAGAAGACTCACGGTCAGAACGGTTAGCAGCAACTTTTTGTCCTTTTTCTCTAAGGACTTGTATAGCTTTATCGAAATCTCCATCAGCTTCAACTAAAGCTTTTTTACAGTCCATCATTCCGGCACCTGTAGATTGTCTTAATTTATTTACGTCTGCAGCAGTAATTGTTGCCATAATATTTTGAATTTTAATGTTAAAAGTAAAAATTCCAGCTTTTAAATCCCAAACTCCAATTTTAATAAATTATCAACATAACGTTTTTAATTTTTTTCTTGGATTTTGGAATTTAAAATTTGGAATTTAGAATTTGATTTATTCTTCAGTTGCAGGAGCAGCTTCAGCTTCAACAGCAGGAGCAGCTTCTTCAGCAGCTTCAACTTCTTTTTCAGAACCTCTGTCAGAAAGACCTTCGATTACTGCAGTAGTTACTAAAGATAAAATTTTGTCAATTGATTTAGAAGCGTCATCATTTGCTGGAATCACGTAATCAACCTCTCTTGGGTCAGAATTCGTATCAACCATTGCGAAAACTGGAATGTTTAATTTTTGAGCTTCTTTTATTGCGATGTGTTCAGCTTTGATATCTACTACGAACAATGCTGCAGGCAGTCTAGACATATCAGCAATTGAACCTAAGTTTTTCTCTAATTTAGCACGTAGACGATCAACTTGCAAACGCTCTTTTTTAGATAGAGTGTTGAAAGTACCATCTTTCTTCATTTTATCAATAGAAGACATTTTTTTAACTGCCTTTCTGATAGTTACGAAGTTAGTTAGCATTCCACCTGGCCATCTTTCAGTGATGTAAGGCATGTTTGCAGCTTTTGCTTTATCAGCAACGATGTCTTTTGCTTGTTTTTTGGTAGCTACGAATAAAATTTTTCTACCTGATGCAGCGATTTTTTTCAAAGCTTCGTTAGCCTCTTCAATTTTAGCTGCAGTTTTATATAGATTGATAATGTGAATACCATTACGCTCCATATAAATGTAAGGAGCCATGTTTGGATCCCATTTTCTAGTCATGTGTCCGAAGTGAACACCTGCTTCTAGTAATTCTTTTACTTCTATTTTGTTTGCCATTTTTGTACTAGTTTACGTTCTGTTGATTAGCAATGTGTTTTGGCTTTAGGCGCTAAGCTGTAAGCTTTAGGCTTCGAGCATTGACTTTAAGACTTTCGACTTTAAGACTCAACCCATTTAGATGCTAAACTATATCCTACCTCGATAGGAGAGCAACAATAACTGTGTTTTTTAATTTCAATAAATAATTGATAATGTCTTGTCCCATTTGAACAAGACAGGTAATATTAACGTTTAGAGAATTGGAATCTCTTACGAGCTTTCTTCTGACCGAATTTCTTACGTTCAACCATTCTTGGGTCTCTTGTTAATAAACCTTCTGGTTTAAGGATTCCTCTGTTTTCAGCGTTAACTTCACACATTACGCGTGCTAATGCCATTCTTACAGCTTCTGCTTGACCAGTTGTACCACCTCCGTAAACGTTTACTTTAACGTCAAAGTTGTTTACATTTTCTGTCATAGACAATGGTTGTAAAACTTTGTATTGTAAAGTTGCAGTTGGAAAGTAAGTTGCGAATTCTTTTTTGTTTACAGTGATATTTCCTGTTCCTTCAGAAACGTATACACGTGCAACAGCGGTTTTTCTTCTACCGATTTTGTGAATAACTCCCATTACTTAAGATCATTTAGGTTAACAGTTCTAGGTTTTTGAGCTCCGTGAGTATGCTCAGATCCTACAACAACATTTAGATTTCTAAAAAGTTCTGCTCCTAATTTGTTTTTAGGTAACATACCTTTTACAGCTTTTTCTACTAATAATGCAGGGTTTTTAGCTTGCAATACTTTAGCAGTTAAAGTTCTTTGTCCTCCTGGGTAACCTGTATGACGCATGTAAATTTTGTCATTCAATTTTGTACCTGTAAGGTTAATTTTTTCTGAGTTGATAACAATTACGTTATCTCCACAGTCAACGTGCGGTGTGTAACTTGGCTTGTACTTACCTCTTAAGATCATAGCAACCTTAGATGCAAGACGTCCTAAGTTATGACCATCAGCGTCAACAACAATCCACTCTTTAGTTACAGTGCTTTTGTTTGCTGAAACTGTTTTGTAGCTTAATGCGTCCATAATATTATTTTAATTAAACATTCCATCCCCAATAAAGGGGATGCAAAAGTACAATTAATTATTTTAAAACCAAATACCTGAAAAGAATATTTTATCTGCTGAAAATCAGGGCTTCAGTTTTTTAATAAAGTAATGTATAAAAAAAACCGTCTCACATTAAGTTAAGACGGTTCAGTATGTGTAGAAAAAAAATATTAGACAATAAAAATATTGGCAATATCGACTACTTGTTGTGTAGTTAATGGTTCGTCATAAGCCTCTGAACCTGCTGCTGCACCAAATGCTGTTGCGGTATTAAAGCCAGCCTGCATTGTTACTCCTTCACCATCATAAACAGCTTGCGTAGCTGCCGGCATGCCGGCGCCTCGATCCGAATTGGATATCCATCCTTTTAAACCTCTTAATCTTCTAACTTCAGAAGCATGACGAGCTTCAACAGAGTGAATCTGAAGCGCTGCTGTTAATAAGTCTGGTGTTGTAATTAAGTTGGCAGCTTGTCCTTTATAAGCTCTTACACCTGTATCTTCAAAAGCTTGTGCCAAAGCTAAAAACGTTGGATAATCATTAAAAGGATCAAAAGCACCTCCAACAGTAAAGTCAAATGTAGGTTTTGGAACAAAGTTAGCGCTTGCTGTACCGCCAAGTCCTGCGATCAAAAATTTCACATGATCAGATTCGTGAGCTGCGATCTGCTGAAATACTTTTAAATCACGTCCGCCATTTTCAGATGCAGGAATTACTCCAGAATCTAATGCCATAGCGTAAAATTCATCTTCTAAATATTCTAATGTTAATGCAAATTGCAAAGCTCCGATAGGAGTGGCGGGAGTTGCTGTAATATCTTTTGCAAATGCTTTATTGGTAAGAGCCGATAATCCGAATGGGATTGAAGCTAAGGCTAAATTTTTTCCGATATTCCCAAACTGCGAAAAACTGTCTCTTCTTGAGCCTGTGCTTTTCATTAAATTGTCGTCAGTAAAGGTTTCTATAAATTTTAAAATGTTCATAATTTCTAAGTTTTACTGGTTAAGATTAAGGTAGGTATTTGGCTGTAAATTTTGTAGTAATAAAATTGGCAGCAATCGGCAGGATTTTAGACGGATCTTTAGCATCATCTAAACCTGTTGACATATTTACAATATCATCTCCGGCAAAATCTTTTGAATTCGGATTAATTAAACTTCTAATTGCGGCTGCATGCCTGGCCTCTACAGAAACAATTTTTCCTGCTAATAATAGGTAGTCGGCAGTTTTGATCAATTTTCCTGCTCCATTATAAGCGGCAACTCCAGTATCTTCAAGTGCTTTAGCAGTAGCCAAAACTTCGGTACGGCTATTGAAATTTAAAGAACCGTAAGTAAAAGCCAAAGAAGGCAGTAATTGAGAACTTGGATCTGGAAGTGCTCCAGTCAAAGCGGCTTTAAAGAAATCTCTATGAACTACTTCATGATGGTATAAGTCAGTTAGAACCTGGCGTTCTGTATCGTTGAATACACTATTAAAACCAGAAGCATTTACGACTTTTGTATAAAAATCTGCTTCTAATTGTTCTAAAGCGTAAGCATAAGTAAGCACTCCAAAGTCTCCGGAGCCTAAATCAAAAACACCATTCCTTACTCCAGGTAAAGAAGTGTCTTCCATATCGTTATCGTTATCATTGTCGCTGCAGCCAGCTAAAACTAAACCTGTGGTCACTAATGTTAATCCACTGAGCTTAAGAAAGCTCCTTCTGCTATTCAGTGAAGGATCAACTTCATGAATTTTAACTTCGTTTTTCATAATCTAGGTTTTTATTAAGGTTAATAACATCGTATTAAGTTTATTAACGAAATTTTTGTAGGTACGGTTTCAGAAAAATCCTCTTTTTTTATTTTATTTCGAATTGAGCATAGAATTTCAAATACTGGTAGTTGTTTTTTGTTTTATTTTCGGTAATTCTACTATATTTGTATTAATTACATAAACTTTTATTAGATGAAAGCTAAAGCAACTCTAAAACAAATTGCGAAGGAACTAGGAGTTTCTGTGTCTACAGTGTCAAAAGCGCTTAATGACAGTCCGGAAATAAGTGAGCAGACGAAGGTGAAGATTAAGGAGTATGCCAAACTCAAAAATTATAAGCCGAATGTTATTGGTCTGAATTTAAAGAATCGTAAAACCAAAACTATTGGAGTTATTATTCCTAATATTCTAAATTCTTTCTTTGCAAAAGTTTTTAGCGGTATTGAGAAAGTTGCCGATAAAAAGGGATATAATGTAATTACTTGTATTTCTAATGAATCTCTTGAAAAAGAAGTTCATACTTTAGAAATGTTGAGCAACGGAACTATCGACGGATTTATATTATCTGTTTCTCAAGAAGCTCAAAAATTGCAGGATTATAATCATTTCTCTGAAATAATTAATGACGGAACTCCAATAGTAATGTTCGATCGTATTGCAGATGAAGTAGATTGTGATAAAGTTGTGGTAGATGATTTTGATTCGGCTTTAAACTCTACACAGCATTTAATTAATCTAGGATGCAAAAATATAGCTTTGATATCTTCTGTAGATAATTTAAGTGTTGGAAAACTGAGAGCAGACGGATATTTGAAAGCGTTAAAAGACAATAATATTCCAGTAAACGAAAAAATTATTCTTCGTACCGATTCTGAAGATGATATGAAAGCTAAAATAGATTCGCTTTTTGATCATAAAATCGACGGAATTTTTGCTTTGGATGAAAATGATTCAGTTGCTGCTTTAAGAGTGAGTTTGAAAAAAGGATACAGAGTTCCAGAAGATATATCAATAATAGGTTTCGCAGACGGAATTTTAGCTTCGAGACGTTTGTCACCAAGTTTGACTACTATAAGTCAGCATGGTGTTGAAATTGGAGAAACTGCTGCAAAAAGATTAATCGAAAGATTAGAAGAACCAGAAGGAACAATTTCAGAATATGAAACCATCGTGATTAAGACGAAATTGAAAGAACGAGAGTCGACTAGAAAAGCTTAAATAAACAAAAACCATCTGCTGCAACAGATGGTTTTTTGTTTATTATAGAAATAACAAGATTTTAAACCTTGCTTTATGTGACTAATGGTATACATATTTTAATCTGGTTATACAGTATATAAAAAGACAGAGATAAAATAGAATAATACCTAAATTTGTGTTTCTGAAAGTTTTGTTTTGTGAATTATGAAACTCATATGATTCCATTATTAAAATTAATATGGTACAAAATAGAATAAAAAATAGAGCAATTACGATGAAAGGTATAGAATGTAAACCATTACATATAAATGCTAATATTACCGAGATTAAAAAGAAAATAAAAAAAGGAATTACTGTTCTGGAAAAAATATGAATTAAAAGAGTTTTCTTAAATATATCATTTTTCATAGTTTTAAATTTTCGTTTGCAATTATTATTCCGCATCAAATACTTCTACAAATGAATTTGGTATTTCTAATTCATTGGTTGAAGATTTTAAGCAAACTTTACCACAATAAACAGGTTTGTCAATATTACTTTTTACAATTTTATCATCAAATTTTATATATAACTGAACGTCTTTATTTTGCTCGTAAAAAGCTTGAAAACGATTCATTAATTGATTGTAATACTGGCGCTCTTCCAGAGGCTCTAAATCTTGATATGGAATTTTACCATTAAGTAAATCAATGTTTATGCGAACTTCTAATGGATGATGAAATCGATCTTTTATGAAAAGCACCATTTGTTTAGGTATGGCTTTAGTATTTACCATATCTTCTAAAAAATCTAGACCATTATTATATATATAATAATTCTCATGATTGATAAATGATATCGAATATTCATAAATTTTAAAATCAGGATTATTAACACCTATAGTATAATGATATCGCTTTAATCTGTTTTTATAATATTCATTACTTATTTTATTTTGTTTAATTTCTTCTTGTACAAAAAGAGGCATTTGTTTTTTTCTTAATTCTAATAAAACCGATTTGTCACCTTTTTGAAAAGCATTCCAATTTATTTGTGTTTCATGTGCCTGATAGGTATCTATTTCAATAACTGCACAGCCACTAATCCATAAGGTTACCAAACCTTGTGGAGCAATCCCTAGCTTAAAAGTGTTGTATTTATTTTTAGATTCTGTGCCGTCATAATTTATATAAGTTCCGTAATCTTTTTTAAAAAGATCGTATATTTTTTTTTGAGGAAGTTCAAAATCTCCCGTATAAAATTTATCTTCTGCATAAGAAAACCAAGTTATGTTCATTCGTTCAGGCATCCTTCTTTTTTCATCGCCTACAACGTAAATGCCACCGCCGTCTTCCCAGCGATTGTTGCCTAAATATTCACCGCTTGGTATCCATTGCGATTCTCCTTTAGAATCTGTAAAAGATCCATGTACTACTTCCATAGGTGCGGTAAGATCTGCGCCTACATTTACCAACCATTCAAATTTTTCTGTTTTTACAAGCATTTCTTTTTGTTTTTTGTCTGATAAAAAATAATAAAATAGTTCCGTTCCTTTTTCTTGCCATAAATTGTAGCCTAGACAAGACAATAGAATAATGACTAAGGCAATATAAATTTTGTTTAAATAGTTCATTTAGATATGATTATTTATTATAGTTGAAGTATATATGCATAAAGAATTAAATTAGAGATAGTTATTAAGATCAGTACTGCAAAAAATATTTTTGAGATTATTTTTTTTAACCCATATTGAAATACATAGCCAGAGAAAAAAATTGTAAACATTGAAATTGTAAAATTAAAAATCCCTCCTAGATCTTCGAATCTTTTAGGAAGAAGGTTGTAGCTTAAAAATGTAAGTAAAAGGATTAAAACTATTGATAGTATTTTACTTTGTATAGTGTTTGAATTGTTTATTGAATCTGTTTTTTTCATTTTAACCCTCATGTTGTTTTCTGTAAGGTTTGCCATCTTTGTATCGCCCGGTTTTGCCTAAATCATCACATGTAGAGCGATGTAAATATTTATTACGAATTGGATGTAGATATTCTGGACGTATTGTTATCTTTTCGCTTTTTGCTGCATCATTTTTTAAAGCATATTGCATTAGTGATTTTTTTGCATACTCTAAATCTTCAGGGATGCTATATGCTAATCCTTTTGTTTCGATTAAAGATTTATGAAATTGCAAACCATATTTCTCTGCTAAAAGTATCATAATTGCCAAAGGAATGTATTGATAGCTATTGGGTATGCCAAATCTTCTTGCCCACAGTATTGTTTGTGCTTTTCCAGTTTCTTCAATAATTTGATCAGGTAAATACCATCCTTCCTTTAAGACAGATTGTTTTATATTTTCATATCCTTTCTCTAAGTGTAAAAAACGTTTTTCATTTTCTATTTCTCCGTATCCTCCACCTATATCACTATGTGCTCCAGGTAACTGAAGTTCAAAACCTATACCTGCCTCAATAGAACTTTTAATATTGGTTAGTAAAAAATATTCACGATATTCATCAGCAGCGGTTAAGTGCACTACTTTGGCAACACTGCTACCCAATTTTAATTTTAATTCATCAACATCATTATCAAAATTTGGGTCTTTTGCATAGTTTTTGTTGTATGAGGAAACAGTATCGAACAATCCCACAAATAGGATGTGAAAATTATTAGATTCTACAAGATTGAATATGTTTTGTAATTCACGTCTTCTGGATATGAAATGTCTAGCAGCGGCTGCGCCACGACTAAAGCCAAATACATTAAGGTTTATTTTGTTTACAAATTCATGATCTCTTATTACCTTTTCTTTTTGTAGTTGTTCAATTTCTTCTTTTATTTTTTTGAAAGACTTAGTAACTTTTGCAGTTATTCCAGTTTGTCCAGAGCCAAATGCATACCCTTTATTAAAATCACTTTGAAAATCTTCAGTACCTTCACCTTCAATATAAATGTTAATTTCTCTTTTGCTTCTATCAACTAAATTAAGTTGGTGCATAATAGCTACATTAGAATAAAAATTTTCATAGCTGCTCTCATCATCTGTATTTTGCTTGTAAGTTGTGGCTTTTTCATTTTCTTTATCGGTAAGCGGTATGCCTTTTCGTTTTTTTAAATATAATAATCTGGCTTCCGTATTAGTTGCATTATTTTTTGTACCATCAAAAAATACATTTACAGTAACATTTACTCCTTTTTTATTTTCAGGTTTTTTCTTTTTGTCAGGAATA from Flavobacterium fluviale includes these protein-coding regions:
- the rpsB gene encoding 30S ribosomal protein S2 encodes the protein MANKIEVKELLEAGVHFGHMTRKWDPNMAPYIYMERNGIHIINLYKTAAKIEEANEALKKIAASGRKILFVATKKQAKDIVADKAKAANMPYITERWPGGMLTNFVTIRKAVKKMSSIDKMKKDGTFNTLSKKERLQVDRLRAKLEKNLGSIADMSRLPAALFVVDIKAEHIAIKEAQKLNIPVFAMVDTNSDPREVDYVIPANDDASKSIDKILSLVTTAVIEGLSDRGSEKEVEAAEEAAPAVEAEAAPATEE
- a CDS encoding ferritin-like domain-containing protein — encoded protein: MKNEVKIHEVDPSLNSRRSFLKLSGLTLVTTGLVLAGCSDNDNDNDMEDTSLPGVRNGVFDLGSGDFGVLTYAYALEQLEADFYTKVVNASGFNSVFNDTERQVLTDLYHHEVVHRDFFKAALTGALPDPSSQLLPSLAFTYGSLNFNSRTEVLATAKALEDTGVAAYNGAGKLIKTADYLLLAGKIVSVEARHAAAIRSLINPNSKDFAGDDIVNMSTGLDDAKDPSKILPIAANFITTKFTAKYLP
- the rpsI gene encoding 30S ribosomal protein S9, with amino-acid sequence MGVIHKIGRRKTAVARVYVSEGTGNITVNKKEFATYFPTATLQYKVLQPLSMTENVNNFDVKVNVYGGGTTGQAEAVRMALARVMCEVNAENRGILKPEGLLTRDPRMVERKKFGQKKARKRFQFSKR
- the tsf gene encoding translation elongation factor Ts, translating into MATITAADVNKLRQSTGAGMMDCKKALVEADGDFDKAIQVLREKGQKVAANRSDRESSEGAAVSFVNADHTKGAILTLNCETDFVGKNEAFVTLAKDLVERAINFSSKEEFLASDFNGITVAEKLIEQTGVIGEKIEIGGFEILEGAFVGSYVHVNKIAALTAISSPIANAETLTKDVSMQVASMGADTLSYKDFDPAFVASELAARIAVIEKENEEAARLGKTLKNVPKYISYSQLTEEVLKQAEEDAKAELKAEGKPEQIWDKIVPGKVQRFISDNTTLDQEKALLDQNFIKDDSKKVGDYVKGFNVEITGFKRVTLG
- a CDS encoding queuosine precursor transporter, producing the protein MFKTRKEIVFVILAGIFITNAVVAELIGGKLIQIGPFVMSIGILPWPIVFLTTDLINEYFGEKGVKKLSFITACLIAYAFLILFMAIVIPAAKGISPVNDEQFQAVFGQSMWIIVGSLIAFMASQLIDVWIFWFFKNRTGEKKIWLRATGSTVISQLFDSFIVLGIAFWLPGKINFDTFISSALIGYIFKLAIAIILTPAIYLGHHLIKSYLKEEKIL
- a CDS encoding M3 family metallopeptidase, coding for MKTQIDLDNPLLQEWSGAYGGVPDFTKYKISDFKAAIEFAINEKLNEIDAIANSTEKPTFENTITALELSGEKLERIHAVYGIYRSNLSSPEFNIVDTEMSPKLAAINDKLYQNEKLFSRIESLHKSEESKKLTAEQQRLLWLYYTDFVREGAELNKDDKSKVAKINQELASLFTLFSQKLLAEENDQYIELKTESDFDGLPEEFKNAAIAEARERNLNVLGCIGNTRSSIEPFLTFSSQRNLREKAFDIFVKRGDNGNENDTNNTLVSILKLRAEKAKILGFKNFAEWSLSNKMAKDPQKTLDLMNSVWKPAVEKVKKDVGAMQKMVDEEGGNFKIQPWDYRYYAEKVRKAKYDLDQNEIKQYLQLENLREGMFWTAGKLFDLGFRQLFEVPVYHPDVRVWEVNNKNTGEPIGLWYFDPYARVGKRSGAWMNSHRDQQKINGKVLPIVSNNCNFIKGNADEPVLISWDDATTLFHEFGHALHGLCSNVTYPSLSGTSVARDYVEFPSQLLEHWLSTPEVLNKFALHYKTNEPLSQSLVERIAVAANFNEGFATVETISSSFVDMKLHLTTETIDPHKFEKQVLDEINMPYEIVMRHRIPQFAHIFSSDGYAAGYYSYLWADVINADAYEAFLEANGPFDKNISKRLYDNVLSVGNTIDNEKMYENFRGHAPKSDALMRARNFPIEN
- a CDS encoding LacI family DNA-binding transcriptional regulator, which produces MKAKATLKQIAKELGVSVSTVSKALNDSPEISEQTKVKIKEYAKLKNYKPNVIGLNLKNRKTKTIGVIIPNILNSFFAKVFSGIEKVADKKGYNVITCISNESLEKEVHTLEMLSNGTIDGFILSVSQEAQKLQDYNHFSEIINDGTPIVMFDRIADEVDCDKVVVDDFDSALNSTQHLINLGCKNIALISSVDNLSVGKLRADGYLKALKDNNIPVNEKIILRTDSEDDMKAKIDSLFDHKIDGIFALDENDSVAALRVSLKKGYRVPEDISIIGFADGILASRRLSPSLTTISQHGVEIGETAAKRLIERLEEPEGTISEYETIVIKTKLKERESTRKA
- a CDS encoding ferritin-like domain-containing protein; the protein is MNILKFIETFTDDNLMKSTGSRRDSFSQFGNIGKNLALASIPFGLSALTNKAFAKDITATPATPIGALQFALTLEYLEDEFYAMALDSGVIPASENGGRDLKVFQQIAAHESDHVKFLIAGLGGTASANFVPKPTFDFTVGGAFDPFNDYPTFLALAQAFEDTGVRAYKGQAANLITTPDLLTAALQIHSVEARHASEVRRLRGLKGWISNSDRGAGMPAATQAVYDGEGVTMQAGFNTATAFGAAAGSEAYDEPLTTQQVVDIANIFIV
- the rplM gene encoding 50S ribosomal protein L13 encodes the protein MDALSYKTVSANKSTVTKEWIVVDADGHNLGRLASKVAMILRGKYKPSYTPHVDCGDNVIVINSEKINLTGTKLNDKIYMRHTGYPGGQRTLTAKVLQAKNPALLVEKAVKGMLPKNKLGAELFRNLNVVVGSEHTHGAQKPRTVNLNDLK